The Pseudanabaena sp. PCC 6802 genomic interval GACTGATGAAGCATACGGCTCTGGATATATCGTCTTGCCCATTGGCGCTGCAATAGATGTTGCTGAAATTGGCGATCGCTTCATAATATCCTCTCAATTCGCCGCTCAAAGGACGGATTTGGTGGGCGCAAACCATTGTAGCTTAACTAAGAAGACCGAGCCGTTTTGCTGCAACGCGATCCTGAGCGCGATCGCTATTCGCATTCCTTGAACTCTGGCCTATACTTTACCGTTCCACTATATCCTTCCAGCGCGCCATTTTCCAACTCCAGTAGCATGAACACCTCATCCGGTACTGCGTACTCGCATCCAAACCCTTTCTTTTTGGCTGGTACGAATCCAAACCGGGGATAGTACTCCGGATGTCCCAGCACGACAACAGCTTTGCTACCCAACTTAGCGCACTCGTTTAAGCCATGTCGAACCAGCAACGACCCAACTCCTTGCCGCTGGCGCTCGGGAACCACTGCCAGTGGCGCTAACCCCAAAACGAGTAAATCGTCTGGGCAATTTCCTGCGATCGTGACTGGACTAAAGAAAATGTGTCCGATAATTTGTTCGGATTCCACAGCAACAAATGAAAGCGTAGATACAGAACCTCGCAAGCGATCGACTAAGTTCGCTTCGCTTTCTCGCCCAAACGCGGCAATATTAACTTTGCGAACGGCATCTACATCTTCTGGTTTCTCAACTCGAACTTCCATACTTACTATTTCCCCAGACTTGAAAAATTTACCGACTTTTGAGAGGCGATCGGCAAAAGTCAACGAATTCCAATTAACATCATTTAAGAAGCTGGTTAAGTTAACCTCTTAGTCTTGTCTGCATCTTCAAAACGTATATGACAGGTTAATAAATTGCCATAGTTGTTGCGGAAATTTAACATTTGGTAAAGATTTTCTTAAGAGAAACCATGATTTTCTGACATAGGGATCGCGATCGCGCTATGGTCTCGATATAAAACTTGAGCCTATTGAGCTGATGGCATATTGGTGTGTATGGGGTGCTTTCAGCAGGAATTAAGGTCAGTCAGCCTGCGATGGGCTCAACCTATTTTTCCCAAGGAGGGATCGATATTATGAACCAAAAAGGTATCTCGGGTTCGCGAAACGTGGCAATCGTCGGACCCTACTTAAGTGGGAAAACCACACTTTTGGAGAGTTTGTTATCTGTTACAGGTACGATTTCTCGCAAGGGGCGCATTTCAGATCGCAATACCGTTGGCGATAGTTCCCCCGAAGCCCGCGATCGCTCCATGACGGTTGAAATCAACACTGCGGTTCTGGAATATGAGGGTATTAACTTTACATTTCTAGACTGCCCTGGCTCCGTTGAGTTTGCTCAGGAAACCTACAATGCCCTGGTAGGAGTAGATGCCGCCATCGTCGTCTGCGAACCAGATAGCGATCGCGTTCTCACCTTAGCACCTCTATTCAAGTTTTTAGATGATTGGGAGATCCCCCATCTAGTTTTTATCAACAAGATGGATCGTGCCAATGCTGCCTTTATGGACGTGCTAAACGCCCTGAAAACGGTTTCTTCTCGTCCTTTAGTTCCGCATCAATATCCCATTAGCCAGTCAGGTCAGGTAACTGGCTTTATCGATTTGGTAACCGAGCAGGCGTATCAATATCACTCTGGCGCTCCAGCCGATCCCATTCCCTTCCCTGAAGCTTTAAAAGAGCAGGAGCAAGCTGCTCGAACTGAAATGCTAGAAGCTCTCGCTGATTTTGACGACCACCTGCTGGAAGAGCTACTAGAAGAAATTACCCCTCCCGAAGAAGAAATTATCCAGGATCTGAAGATGGAATTGGGAGCCGATCTAATCGTCCCAGTCTTCATTGGTATGGCCGAGCAGGACTATGGCGCTCGTCCCTTACTGGCAGCCCTACTGCGCGAAGCTCCCGAACCTGAAGTTACGGCTGAACGACGCAAGCTTGGCAGTAAGAGCCAAACCCCAATCGCCCAAGTGCTTAAAACCTATTCCAATCCTCAGGGTGGCAAGCTCTCGTTGGTAAGGGTCTGGCAAGGGACTCTATCGGATGGAGCGACGATTAATGGCAGTCGGATCAGCGGCATGTATCGGCTGTTAGGCGCTCAGACCATACCCACACCGCAAGCATCCGCTGGGGACATTGTTGCCCTGGGTCGTCTGGAAGGCGTTAAAACTGGCGATACGCTCGGTCTTGAGCCTAGTAGCCCCGAGCTGCTTAGAGCGGACAAAATCGCCCCGGTGTTTGCCCTTGCCATTACTCCAGTCAATCGCAACGATGAAGTCAAGCTGAGCGGTGCTATGAGTAAGCTGCTGGAAGAAGACCCCTCACTCTATTGGGAACAACATGGCGACACCCGCGAGATTATTCTCTGGGGCCAGGGAGAAATTCACCTTCAGGTTGCCTTAGATCGACTGCATCGCAAGTACAACCTTCACATGTCCACCCACTTGCCACAGGTTCCCTATAAAGAAACCATTCGTAAATCTTCCTCATCTCACGGTCGCTATAAGCACCAATCCGGTGGGCACGGGCAATTTGGCGATGTCTATCTCGATATCAAACCCATGCCGCGCGGCGAAGGCATCAGCTTCCAAGAAACAATTGTGGGCGGCGTAGTTCCCAGGCAATACATTCCTGGAGTAGAAACAGGGGTGCGCGAGTACTTGACACATGGGCCGTTGGGATTCCCCGTAGTGGATGTCTCTGTGACATTAACCAATGGGTCTTATCACTCGGTGGACAGCTCAGAGCAGGCATTTAAGCAGGCAGCACGGCTAGCTATGCAAGAGGGTATGAGTAAGTGCGAACCGACCTTACTAGAACCGATCGCTCAGATCGAGATTTCCATTCCCAGCGACTATACTCCCAAGGCTTTGCGCCTGATTAGCGGTCGTCGCGGTCAGGTACTGGGCTACGATGCCAAACAGGATTGGCATGGTTGGGATCGGGTTTTAGCCTATCTGCCGCAGGCAGAAATGCACGATCTAATTGTGGAGTTGCGATCGCTAACTATGGGAGTGGGATTTTTCCATTGGGAATTCCATCATCTCCAGGAGGTGCCTGAAAAGCTCGCAGAGCGGGTGCTAACAACTAGCAACGCACCTACAAGTAACGGCAAGAACCACAAATAGGTAGATTTCTTCTCGCAAGCGCCATATCTGCCATCCTAGGAGCAGTGCCCCGTGCCTGCCCTGAATCTATCGGGGTTATATCCTAAAAGGTCGCGATCGCGTTTTGCGATCGCGACACCATTCTGCGGTAACGTGAGATCCGTGCGTTTATGTTTTTACGATCGGAATCGTTTGACAGTCACTTTATGAAAACAGCGTGGGTATTTCCAGGACAAGGTTCGCAAGCCGTAGGTATGGGCATGGACTTGCTAGAGGTAGGGCAGGATAAGTTTGCCAAAGCCGCAGAAATTTTAGGGTGGTCGATCGCCGAAAAGTGTCAGGGCGACATTGCCGAATTATCGCAGACAGAATACACGCAGCCTTGTCTTTATACGATCTCCGCCATTCTGAGCGATCTGCTCAAAGCCAAAGGCTATACACCTGATGTGGTGGCTGGACATAGCCTGGGCGAATATTCTGCCCTCTACAGTGCTGGCGTATTTGACTTTGCTACTGGTTTAGAGTTAGTCAAGCAGCGATCGCTGCTGATGTCAGGCGCGAGCGGTGGTGCCATGACTGCCCTGATCGGGTTCGATCGCGCTGCTTTAGAAGACCTGATTGCCAATACGCCGGATGTGGTACTTGCCAATGACAACAGCGACGGACAGGTAGTAATTTCTGGAACAGTTGAGGCAGTGCAAAGCGTCTGCGGGCAAATTAAAGTCAAAAAGGCAATGCCCCTAGCAGTGAGTGGCGCATTTCACTCGCCATTGATGGCAGAGGCTGCCGCGAAATTTGCCGATATCCTCGCCCAAATTCAGTTTCGGGATGCCCAGATCCCGGTATTATCCAACGTCGAACCAACTGATGCCACGACTTCAGCACAAACCCTGCGCGATCGCCTCAGCGTCCAAATTACCTCTCCCGTGCGTTGGCGCGAAATAAGCTTGTATCTAGGTGAATCTGGTTGCGAACGAGCGATCGAGGTCGGCGCTGGCAAAGTGCTTACGGGATTGCTAAAGCGGACTGCACCAAATTTGCAATTGGCGAATATCAGCAATCTAGAGCAACTCAATGAGTTAGTTCGCTAAACCTAATCTCAATAAATCCAGTTATAGCCGTAGACAGATCTGTTAGGACAGGGGGTGTGGGGGCTGCGCCCCAATCCTAAGCCTGTTGGCTATAGCTATATTTAAGCTTTTTGTAGAGCCATTTCTACCAGGATGCCAGTTATTTTGGAAACCTCATTTATGTAGTACGAATCGAGATCGATATAAGCTTTATTCTCTGCTAACTTCATAAATTTCCATTCGTCCCCAGTGGTAACAGCACCATAAATTGACGATATATTCGCGGTTTCTTTCTCATTATAAATTTGGGCTGCATACATTTCAGCTATGCACTGACCAATTCCAGAAATGATATTTTCATTTTTTGCCTCAACAATCGTAATGACGGGTGTTTCCAAATATAGTTGTTCCGGCGAACTACTGATAATGTAATCGCAAAATCCTGTGAGTCCTTTTTCTTTATCGACATTGAAGTCAATGCCCGAGAACAAACTTACTTCGTCGGATAATTTATCTTTGACTTCAAGCAAAATATTAATAATAATTAATTCCGAGCGGGCTTTTTCTGTATTAATGGCAAGGGCTAAAGGGACGTTGCGCTTTAATGTTTGACTGAGGCGATCGCTTATTTCCAGAGCTTTAATCGCCGAAAAAAGAGACAAATTTTCAACGGTCTGCAAACCAAAATCTGACTTGATTCTTTTAAGAGTGAAATCACTGTAAGCCATAGATTTGCAGGTTAAAACTCAACTTGCTTTAGATCCGGTCTGAGGTGTTTGGCTCCATTTAGATAAACGTGCTGAATGGCTTCTTGCTCTAGGGGGGTATTGATGTGCAAAATTACCCGGATGCAATGGGGTAGGTCGCCCTCAACGTGCATGTGCTGGACATCAAGCAAGGGTACGTGCTCCCAATGGGGACGCGATCGCGCAACTTTGGCAGGGAAGATCGCGTCGATATCCGGCGTGACCGAGAAAGTAGCGCTCGCAATATCCTTGGGGTCAATTTGATTGCTAGCTTCCAGTGCTGCCATCAGTTCCAGCACTGCTTCCTCAACAGCCGCCACTGAATTTTCCGCTACTGTTGTCGCTCCACGAACGCCACGAATACGCCATCCCACGCTACATCACCATTGACTCAAGTTAACCTGACTCCAACGATCATAATATTTAGTTACACCGTTAGGATCGGTTTTTGCGATCGCTTTATAGTAAGTTTGTATGGGTACTTAGTACTACAAGCTATTCACACTGCGCAATTGACACTAACTATGACTACCAGCACCATACAAACTCCCCTGCCTCAAGTGCCAACTGATTCTAGATCTCAGGTCAGTCAGTTCATGCAACAACTGCAAGATAGTATTTGTGCCGGACTGGAAGAACTCGACGGCAAGGCAAAATTTCGCCAGGATGAGTGGGAGCGTCCCGAAGGTGGCGGCGGGCGATCGCGCGTGATGGCTGAGGGCAACGTTTTCGAGAAAGGTGGCGTGAATTTCTCCGAGGTGTTTGGCTCGCATCTACCTCCCAGCATTGTCAAGCAACGTCCCGATGCCACCGGTCATGACTTCTATGCCACGGGCACTTCGATGGTGCTGCATCCCCGCAACCCCTATGTCCCGACCGTCCACCTCAATTACCGCTATTTTGAGGCAGGCCCCGTTTGGTGGTTTGGTGGTGGTTTGGATTTAACTCCTTACTACGGTTTCGCGGAAGACGCACATCACCTGCATTCTACGCTCAAGACAGCTTGCGATCGCCACAACCCCGACTACTACCCTGTATTTAAGCTATGGTGCGATGAATATTTCTACCTCAACCACCGTCAAGAGATGCGCGGTGTAGGCGGTATTTTCTTTGACTATCAAGATGGCAGAGGCAAACTCTATAAAGGCGATAAGCAGCAAGCGGCGCTCGAACTCAGCGATCGCATCGGGGAAGTACCCGAGCGCTCCTGGCAGGAGTTATTTAGTTTCATCCAGGACTGTGCGGGATCGTTTTTGCCTGCCTACGTGCCAATCGCACAGAAACGTAGGGATACTCCTTGGGGCGATCGCGAGCGTGATTTTCAGCTATATCGACGCGGTCGTTATGTGGAATTTAACCTGGTTTACGACCGGGGCACCATTTTTGGCCTGCAAACAAATGGACGGACGGAATCGATTTTAATGTCATTGCCACCAGTGGTGCGTTGGGAATACGACTACCATCCCCAACCCAACACCCCGGAAGCCCAGCTTTACGATCTGTTCCTCAAGCCGCAAGACTGGGCTAACTGGGTCGAAGGGAGCTAAAACTGCGAGATGTTGGGTTCTTGATTAGTTAAAATCGTGCAGTCAGACGTAGGGTAGCTTATGCATAAAAGTCGGAAGCCGGCTGCCCTTTGCCCGGAGTTAAAGAACATGTCAGGGTTGCCGCCCGATTCTTTGACATCGCCCTCTATGACTCTGCCAGCGCAGGTAGAGCAGGTGCCTGCACGACAGCTAAAGGGTAAGTTAATCCCTTCCGCTTCCGCCACATCAAGCACGAACTCGTCTTCATCTACTTCGATAGTTTCATCAAGCCCTTCAGCTTCGTTGATTAGTCGAACATTGTAAACTGCCATACGATCTGCATCCTCTCAGTCGCTAGTTGTAAATATAGCTATAGCGGTTTTCAGATCGGAGGTGAGTAGCGGGGTGGGGGCGTTGCCCCAAGAAGGGGTGGAACCCCTTCACCCCAAAAATACTGTTCTCAAGTGAAAATCGCTATATAGCCAACAAACTAATAATGCCAACCATTGTGAAGCAGTTTTGGCCAAGAGTGAGTTTAGTTAAACTTTTTTAACTTCTCACGTAATGGGATGATGAACGGTTACTAGTTTGGTACCGTCTGGGAACGTTGCTTCTACCTGTACTTCATGGATCATCTCCGGTACGCCTTCCATGACATCGTCGCGCCCTAGCAATGTCGTGCCATAACTCATGAGGTCGGCTACAGTGCGTCCATCCCTTGCTCCTTCCAAGATTGCTGCTGTTAGGTAGGCAACCGCTTCGGGGTAGTTGAGTTTTAAGCCGCGCTGCTTGCGGCGTTCTGCTACCAGTGCCGCAGTAAAGATCAGTAACTTATCTTTTTCTTGAGGCGTTAACTCCATAAGTGTTTTTGCTTTTGAGGGTATTCTAAGTTAGTTAATCATATAGCAGGTATAGCAGGCGATCGCCTACCTTACTCCGCCACCTGAACAATTTGCGACACGGTGAGGTTCAGATTTGGGAAAGCTGGCGAAACCAACCGTTCCTCAGCTTGAAACTGTTGCAACTGATATTCTTCATTTACCAACTGACAAATAGTAATTGTAGGTTGTTTGGGATTGCCAATGAGGCGGCGACCGCCTAAACCCAGGTAGTCTACAATCCAGTATTCGGGAATGCCCAATTTTTCGTATTCGCCCAGTTTGGTCAGGTAGTCATCGCGCCAGTTGGTACTGACTACTTCAATAGCGAGACAAACGGAAGTACCTTTGGTAATTGTAGAGCGCTTTTTCCAGAGTGGTTCTTCGGAAAGTGCATTGGCGTGCAGGACAGCGACATCGGGACTGAATCCAGATTTGTCATCGTCCCACCCCTTAAGAATGCACTGACGGGGAATGATAAGCGGTAGAGAATATTGCTTAATTTGAAACCCAACTTCGAGGGTAAGAAATCCGCCTACTTGTTCGTGGGGGCCTGTGGGTTGCACTTCAACGATGACTCCATTTCTAAGTTCGTAACGTCCGCCGCGATCGGGATACCATTCGAAGAATTCTTCCAGCGTTATTCGCTTCGGTTCAAATTCTTCATCTTCCTGGTCGGATGGCTTTGGTTGTACTTGGATCATAGGAACCTCGGGTGGTTAACTTTCGGCTAGTTAACATTATGCTGCCAAATTCTTGGTATGCAAGTAGACGATCCCATGAATGACACTCGCAACATTTGCCATACTGCGATTAACCAGGTGCGCGCTTCCAGACTGGATGCACCGCGATAGCGACATATTATCCCCTGTTCGAGCCGTGTCACGCCAAATTCGCCTTGCATTTCACCTTTTATCGCAGTCTTTACCAAAGTTCGCGCCTGTTCTACTATTTCTGTTGGTATAACCTGTCCGATAAATGCCAAATTGGCAACCACTGGTTGTCCGGCCAAGGCATGAGGGCTGTGGATTGTATCAGCACCACCGCTCAGTCGTTGTCGATCGATCCAGAGCGGTCGCCCTTGCTGCCATACTTCTGTATGCGATCGCACTTGTCCTGACAAAAAGCTTTCCCCTCTAGCCGTCCGTCCATAGCGACAGACTTCCCAACCGCACCAGGTTGCTTGTGGTGCTAATTCGACATGCAGGTGTTGATTGTAGATAGCGCCGTCAAAAATAATACTGTCCTGGGGCAACCACTCCAAATACGCACCAGCGGCAATTTGAATCCTGGTTGATTGCTGGGCGATAAGTCCGTTACTGCGATAGATTTTGGCGGCTGCCGCCGTGGTAATTAGGGCATGGGTATTTTCCGCCAGGTTAATCTCCGCACTGAGGCGATCGCCCCCCACCATACCTCCCGCTGTATGCAACAAGACGCTATGGCAAATGCGATCGCCCTCGGGATAAAAAGGTCTTTGCAGTTTCCAAGGAGCCTGACTGTAGCTGTGTTTGACGTGTGTCGCGCCATCTCGGTTTGCAAAATCCAATTCGAGCTTGCCATGCCAAACATTGCGATCGGTTGGCGGTTTGGCGATAGAACTTTCCTGTCCAATCATTTGGCACTACCTTCAAACATAAGTTGCGAACGGTGATGACAACGAGATCGTACAACCTGCATGCGATCTCGTTTAGCGATCGAAAACTAACTACTACGGGCTTGCCATGCTTGCTGAAATTCTTTGACTACCAGATCCATGCCGATGGAGCGGGATGCTTTGAATAGGAGGCGATCGCCAGGTTCTACTAATTTAAGCAGGATTTCGGTAAGTTCGGCATGGGTGGAACCGCTGCTGGCACCAGGAAAATCTCGGCCTGCACCCAGCAGAATTGCATCTGATTCTCCATCGGTTAGAACTAAGAGACGATCTATCCCTAAGTTGCGAACGGTTTCGCCCACCTTGACATGCAGCGATTTAGACATCTCACCTAACTCCTTCATAGTGCCTAAAACTGCCCAGCGGCGGCGGGCGGGAGTGCTTGCCAATAGATGTAAAGCGGCAATAGTTGCCTCTGGAGAGGCGTTATAGGTCTCATCTAGAATTGTGATGTCTCGATCGAGGTGATATACCTGCGATCGCCCCGCTGGCATGCTGAGATTCTCTATGCGGTCTGAACTTGACGCAGTCACCGACCAGTCCAGATCCAATGCTTGTAAAACCCCCAGCGCGGCTAAAAAATTCAGTGCATTATGGCGACCGGGGATGGGCATCTGCCACGCCATTTGTCCCACTCGCCCCACTCGCCGCACGCACAAAATATCTCCCTGCAATTCGCCATTGATATCGCCTGCATCTAATCCATAGGTGAGAGTACGTCCGTGCCAAACCTGTCCAGCGGTTTTCATGAGTAGGTCATCTTCCCCATTGAGAACTGCAATTCCGTCTGGGGGAGTTTGCTCTAACAACTCGCATTTAGCGGTCGCGATCGCTGCTTGAGAACCGAGTCTGCCAATATGCGCCGTACCGATATTCGTAATTACGCTCACATCAGGTTGGGCAACGCGGGCTAGTCGGGCAATTTCCCCCAGCCCTCGCATCCCCATTTCCACCACCACAAAGCTGTGCTGACTGGGATCGATCGCTAAAAGAGTTTGGGCAACACCGATGTCGTTGTTGTAGTTGGCAGCGCTTTTGTGGACTGACTTGCCTGGCTCGGTGTAATAACCGAGTAGCGCTGCAATTAATTCCTTGGTAGTGGTTTTGCCAGCGGAACCAGTTACCGCCACTACTGGTAAATTGCATTTTTGTCGCCACCAACTCGCGATCGCTTGATAGGCGGTGAGGGTATCGTCCACCATTAGCAATGGTAAGTCTGAGGCGTTATTTGTGAAGCGATCGGCTTGCACGACAGCAGCGATCGCGCCCTGGCCGATCGCGCTGGCAACAAACTCATGCCCGTCAAAATTTTCACCCACGAGTGCGACGAATAGCTGCCCAGATTGGAGCTTTCGACTGTCAGTGCAAATTCCTGTTAGCAGGGCTTGGGGATTAACATTCGCGAATTTGGCTGACATTGCGGCGATCGCATCGCCTACAGTACATTTACAGGTCATTTTTCTCTATCATCAAACTTTAGCTGTTGGAAATATGCCGAATAGCTTGGCAGCACCACCAATCAAAGCGACCGACAAATTGCCTGTCCATCTTCTGGTTAATGTCGGAGAATTGCTTGTCCATCTTTTGCTCGAAGCGGGTCAAGACTTCTTCCAGGGTATAGGTGAGGATAGGCGGGTTGGTAGTCATGGCGAAACTGCCGAGTTAGGGTATATAAGGGATTCGGATTGCTAAGCTGGCTAAATTACAAAGTAGTCAAGCAGGGTGTTATTCCATCTTTTGTAACAGTATAACCGCGATCGCTAATTAGCAATGAGAAGGCGATCGCTGCTTTTCTTAATCTATGGAGGACGCCATGATAACTTCTTCCTAGATGTGGGTAAATTACTCTTAATCCATAAAACTAGAGACTTAATGAGAAATATATAGCGATCGCAAGTTATCTGCTTATGGGGGACGCAGCCCCAAGGCTCAAGTTTCTACCCATATTTAGGACTACCGTAGTCTGTTCAAATTCTAAAAAGCCTACTTAAAAAGACTCTCGATAGATACGGAATTCAGCGTTCGTCTAGCGGTGTTATGGCGGCAGATGAGACTAATTTTTTGCTGCCTACAGTTACGTGCCCACCCATGTAGATTTCGTGAAGGATAGATCGCCTGAAATATCGCAGTTATCCTTTCCTAACCTAATCGCTCATTATAAGAGATTTCTCACTGAGAAATTACCGAAATCCCCCTAGGTAAGCCCCCGCAAACGCCGATTTGGAGGGCTATCTATTGCTGGTAGTTTTTTGCTGAAAATCTTTATTTCTTCGCAACCCGTATGCAATTCATACCCAATATTGTTGCTTGCAAGTTTTTCTATCCCATTTTTTGTCCACACTTTAACCCAATCAAGGTGAAAAAAATATGGCCGCAATTGATGTATCTAGCAACTCTCTACTCTTGTCAACAGATTTAAGCCTCAACTTGTCAATTCTCGGCACTAAAGATGACTCGCGAACGTTGGACGCTAAGGAAATCGTCCTGATCGATTCGGGCGTGGCGGACTATCCGAGTCTGGTTGCTGGGGTGCGATCTGGCGTTGAGGTAGTAGTGCTGGATGGGATGCGCGATGGCGTTAAGCAAATTACGGAAATCCTATCCACACGGCAAGACGTCGCCAGTCTGCACGTTGTCTCGCATGGTTCGTCTGGCGGCATGCAACTGGGAAATAGCTGGCTGAGTGTGGAAACGCTGGATCGCTATGCTCTGGACTTACAAGCCTGGTCGGAAGCGTTGGCGGCTGGTGCTGAACTGCTGATTTACGGTTGCGAGGTGGCAAAAGGAGAGCGAGGTTTGGCTCTGGTGGCTCGCCTAAGCGAACTGACTGGAGCGAGCGTAGCGGCATCGACTACAAAGACTGGTTGTGCTTTGTTGGGAGGGGATTGGGCTTTACAGGTAGCTCCCATGCCATACCAGTTGGCATTTCTGCCCGCCGCGATGGATGAGTATGTTGGGATATTTGCCGACACAAACGCACCAATACCAATCAATCTGAGTTTGCGCAATAACAGCGTGGATCTCAGTTCCGGCGAAGGCAGCATCGGACTCAACTTGCAAGTCACGGACGACAGTGCTGGCTTTAACTATGGATACGTCTATTTCCGCAGTCCCAGCGGTCAATCTATCGGTGTGTCCCTCAGAGACCCCAACAACCTGATCGGCGGCACCGAACTGGCTGGAACCTATACCGGGGCGAGCAATTTATATTCCAATTCCGAGGTAGGAACCTGGACGTTTGAATCCCTCCAGCTATCCGACGATCGCGGTAACCAGCGCACCTACACCAGCAGCGATCTGACCGCACTCGGCATCAATCCCAGCTCGCTTGCCTTCACGGTTACTAACTCGAATTACGATAGCCAGGCACCAACGCTAACCAATCTGAGCTTGACCAATAACAGCATGGATCTCAGCTCCAACGAAGGTAGTATTGGGCTCAATCTACAAGTCACTGACAACATTTCTGGCTTTTCCGATGGCTATGCCATGTTCCACAATTCCAGTGGTGAATATTTATATATGAACCTCTACGACTCTAACAATCTGGTTAACGGTACAGAACTGGCGGGCACCTATTCCGTCGAGGTGTTTGATAATAATTATTATGGCAACAAGTTGGGAGTCTGGACGTTTGACTTCCTCCGGCTAACTGACGATAACGGTAACTCTCGCACCTACAACAGCACCGACCTGACCGCCCTCGGCATCGATCCCAGCACGCTTAACTTCACGGTTACCAATTCCGTTGATACACAGGCACCAACACTAACCAATCTCAGCTTGCGCAATAACACTGTGGATGTCAGTTCCGGCGACGGCAGCATTGGGGTCAATCTGCAAGTTACCGACAACAGTTCTGGTTTTAACTTTGGCTCCGTCACTTTTCGCAGTCCCAGCGGTCAAATATACGATTTCAGCGTGTACCTCAGCGACCCCAACAACCTGACCAGTGGCACTGAGCTGGCAGGAACCTATACCGGAGCCAATAATTTATCTAATTCTGCCGAGACGGGCATCTGGACGTTTGAATCCCTCCAGCTATTCGACGATAGATTTTACTCTCGCACCTACAACAGCAGCGATCTGACCGCCCTCGGCATCGATCCCAGTACGCTTGCCTTCACAGTTAGCCGTGGATCTACGCCGACCCCAGACCCCGACACAACCGCACCAACACTAACCAATCTGAGCTTGCGCAATAACAGCGTGGATCTCAGTTCTGGTGAAGGCAGCATCGGGCTGAACCTACAAGTTGCCGACAACATCTCTGGCTTTCAGTCTGGCTCCGTCTATTTCCGCAATTCCAGCGGTCAATCTTTCCAGGTGAACCTCAGCGACCCCAACAACCTGGCCAGTGGCACAGAACTGGCAGGAACCTATACTGGGGCAGGGCAATTATCTGCAAACTCCCAGCCGGGAGTCTGGACGTTTGACTACCTCCAGCTAACTGACGATAACGGTAACTCTCGGACCTATAACAGCAGAAACCTGACAGCACTCGGCATCGATTCCAGCACCCTTTCTTTCACGGTTACCAACTCTGATAGCCAGGCACCAACGCCAGTCAGCCTGAGCTTGAACCATACCAGCGTGGATGTCAGTTCCCCCGACCCAAGCATTAGGCTAAATCTGCAAGTCACTGA includes:
- the aroH gene encoding chorismate mutase, which translates into the protein MGWRIRGVRGATTVAENSVAAVEEAVLELMAALEASNQIDPKDIASATFSVTPDIDAIFPAKVARSRPHWEHVPLLDVQHMHVEGDLPHCIRVILHINTPLEQEAIQHVYLNGAKHLRPDLKQVEF
- a CDS encoding Uma2 family endonuclease, encoding MIQVQPKPSDQEDEEFEPKRITLEEFFEWYPDRGGRYELRNGVIVEVQPTGPHEQVGGFLTLEVGFQIKQYSLPLIIPRQCILKGWDDDKSGFSPDVAVLHANALSEEPLWKKRSTITKGTSVCLAIEVVSTNWRDDYLTKLGEYEKLGIPEYWIVDYLGLGGRRLIGNPKQPTITICQLVNEEYQLQQFQAEERLVSPAFPNLNLTVSQIVQVAE
- the fabD gene encoding ACP S-malonyltransferase, producing MKTAWVFPGQGSQAVGMGMDLLEVGQDKFAKAAEILGWSIAEKCQGDIAELSQTEYTQPCLYTISAILSDLLKAKGYTPDVVAGHSLGEYSALYSAGVFDFATGLELVKQRSLLMSGASGGAMTALIGFDRAALEDLIANTPDVVLANDNSDGQVVISGTVEAVQSVCGQIKVKKAMPLAVSGAFHSPLMAEAAAKFADILAQIQFRDAQIPVLSNVEPTDATTSAQTLRDRLSVQITSPVRWREISLYLGESGCERAIEVGAGKVLTGLLKRTAPNLQLANISNLEQLNELVR
- the hemF gene encoding oxygen-dependent coproporphyrinogen oxidase → MTTSTIQTPLPQVPTDSRSQVSQFMQQLQDSICAGLEELDGKAKFRQDEWERPEGGGGRSRVMAEGNVFEKGGVNFSEVFGSHLPPSIVKQRPDATGHDFYATGTSMVLHPRNPYVPTVHLNYRYFEAGPVWWFGGGLDLTPYYGFAEDAHHLHSTLKTACDRHNPDYYPVFKLWCDEYFYLNHRQEMRGVGGIFFDYQDGRGKLYKGDKQQAALELSDRIGEVPERSWQELFSFIQDCAGSFLPAYVPIAQKRRDTPWGDRERDFQLYRRGRYVEFNLVYDRGTIFGLQTNGRTESILMSLPPVVRWEYDYHPQPNTPEAQLYDLFLKPQDWANWVEGS
- a CDS encoding elongation factor G, which produces MNQKGISGSRNVAIVGPYLSGKTTLLESLLSVTGTISRKGRISDRNTVGDSSPEARDRSMTVEINTAVLEYEGINFTFLDCPGSVEFAQETYNALVGVDAAIVVCEPDSDRVLTLAPLFKFLDDWEIPHLVFINKMDRANAAFMDVLNALKTVSSRPLVPHQYPISQSGQVTGFIDLVTEQAYQYHSGAPADPIPFPEALKEQEQAARTEMLEALADFDDHLLEELLEEITPPEEEIIQDLKMELGADLIVPVFIGMAEQDYGARPLLAALLREAPEPEVTAERRKLGSKSQTPIAQVLKTYSNPQGGKLSLVRVWQGTLSDGATINGSRISGMYRLLGAQTIPTPQASAGDIVALGRLEGVKTGDTLGLEPSSPELLRADKIAPVFALAITPVNRNDEVKLSGAMSKLLEEDPSLYWEQHGDTREIILWGQGEIHLQVALDRLHRKYNLHMSTHLPQVPYKETIRKSSSSHGRYKHQSGGHGQFGDVYLDIKPMPRGEGISFQETIVGGVVPRQYIPGVETGVREYLTHGPLGFPVVDVSVTLTNGSYHSVDSSEQAFKQAARLAMQEGMSKCEPTLLEPIAQIEISIPSDYTPKALRLISGRRGQVLGYDAKQDWHGWDRVLAYLPQAEMHDLIVELRSLTMGVGFFHWEFHHLQEVPEKLAERVLTTSNAPTSNGKNHK
- a CDS encoding GNAT family N-acetyltransferase, whose protein sequence is MEVRVEKPEDVDAVRKVNIAAFGRESEANLVDRLRGSVSTLSFVAVESEQIIGHIFFSPVTIAGNCPDDLLVLGLAPLAVVPERQRQGVGSLLVRHGLNECAKLGSKAVVVLGHPEYYPRFGFVPAKKKGFGCEYAVPDEVFMLLELENGALEGYSGTVKYRPEFKECE
- a CDS encoding 2Fe-2S iron-sulfur cluster-binding protein; the protein is MAVYNVRLINEAEGLDETIEVDEDEFVLDVAEAEGINLPFSCRAGTCSTCAGRVIEGDVKESGGNPDMFFNSGQRAAGFRLLCISYPTSDCTILTNQEPNISQF
- a CDS encoding urease subunit gamma, encoding MELTPQEKDKLLIFTAALVAERRKQRGLKLNYPEAVAYLTAAILEGARDGRTVADLMSYGTTLLGRDDVMEGVPEMIHEVQVEATFPDGTKLVTVHHPIT